In Massilia violaceinigra, one DNA window encodes the following:
- a CDS encoding glycosyltransferase family 2 protein, with amino-acid sequence MQQDALISVIIATYNRPDALEAVVEACFAQSDRHFEIIIADDGSGDPTRDCVARLQQRAPVPLRHAWQPDQGFRLAMARNQGILASRGEYILLLDGDCIPQHDFIARHRMLAQPGFMVTGSRILLDEAFTQRVLADRRDLHALGLGEKLALRARGHINKVLQLLFKLPDLGRVQKRFTWRRIKGCNMAAWRADIEAVNGFDESFEGWGHEDADFVVRLFNAGIKRKDGAFATEVFHLWHRENARDEASSNRALVRRRADERTVRATRGLA; translated from the coding sequence ATGCAGCAGGACGCGCTCATTTCCGTCATCATCGCCACCTACAACCGGCCGGACGCGCTCGAAGCGGTGGTCGAGGCCTGCTTCGCGCAGAGCGACCGCCACTTCGAGATCATCATCGCCGACGATGGCTCGGGCGATCCGACCCGGGACTGCGTCGCGCGCCTGCAACAGCGCGCCCCCGTACCGCTGCGCCACGCGTGGCAGCCGGACCAGGGTTTTCGCCTGGCGATGGCGCGCAACCAGGGCATCCTGGCCTCGCGCGGCGAGTACATCCTGCTGCTCGATGGCGACTGCATTCCGCAGCACGATTTCATTGCGCGCCACCGCATGCTGGCGCAGCCGGGCTTCATGGTCACCGGCAGCCGCATCCTGCTCGACGAGGCGTTCACGCAGCGCGTGCTGGCCGACCGGCGCGACCTGCACGCGCTCGGGCTGGGCGAGAAGCTGGCGCTGCGCGCGCGTGGCCATATCAACAAGGTGCTGCAGCTGCTGTTCAAACTGCCGGACCTGGGCCGGGTGCAGAAGCGCTTTACCTGGCGCCGCATCAAGGGCTGCAACATGGCTGCCTGGCGCGCCGATATCGAGGCGGTCAACGGCTTCGACGAGAGCTTCGAGGGCTGGGGACACGAGGATGCCGACTTCGTGGTGCGCCTGTTTAACGCCGGGATCAAGCGCAAGGATGGCGCTTTTGCCACGGAAGTGTTTCATCTCTGGCACCGCGAAAACGCGCGCGACGAAGCGTCGAGCAACCGCGCGCTGGTGCGCCGGCGCGCCGACGAACGCACCGTGCGCGCCACGCGCGGGCTGGCCTGA
- a CDS encoding glycosyltransferase family 2 protein — MPRPTTISLIVSTYNRPDALEAVLRACLAQQDDDYEIIVTDDGSTEATRHCIERIAAGTHRRLVHVWQPDDGFRLARARNQGVLAARGDYVVFLDGDCVPRKDFVASHRRLAQPGCMITGSRVLLCPDFTRATLAEQRDLHEMGLDVWWRAWRAGNIQKILQLAIRLPDLGRVRSGFTMRRIKGCNLSAWRSDIERVNGFDESFCGWGHEDADFVVRLFNAGVRRKDGAFATEVFHLWHKERERDQSDHHDRLVHESQVNKIIRAPVGLAR; from the coding sequence GTGCCACGCCCTACCACCATTTCACTGATCGTCAGCACCTACAACCGGCCGGATGCGCTGGAAGCGGTGCTGCGCGCCTGCCTGGCGCAGCAAGATGACGATTATGAAATTATCGTCACCGACGACGGTTCGACCGAGGCCACGCGCCACTGCATCGAGCGGATCGCGGCCGGCACGCACAGGCGCCTGGTCCACGTGTGGCAGCCGGACGACGGTTTTCGCCTGGCGCGCGCGCGCAACCAGGGCGTGCTCGCCGCACGGGGCGATTATGTGGTGTTCCTCGATGGCGACTGCGTGCCGCGCAAGGATTTCGTGGCGAGCCACCGGCGCCTGGCGCAGCCGGGCTGCATGATCACCGGCAGCCGCGTGCTGCTGTGTCCCGACTTCACCCGCGCCACCCTGGCCGAGCAGCGCGACCTGCACGAAATGGGCCTGGACGTATGGTGGCGTGCCTGGCGCGCCGGGAACATCCAGAAGATCCTGCAGCTGGCGATCCGCCTGCCCGACCTCGGACGCGTACGCAGCGGCTTTACGATGCGCCGCATCAAAGGCTGCAACCTGAGCGCCTGGCGCAGCGATATCGAGCGCGTGAACGGCTTCGACGAATCGTTCTGCGGCTGGGGCCACGAGGATGCCGATTTCGTGGTGCGCCTGTTTAATGCGGGCGTGCGGCGCAAGGATGGCGCTTTCGCGACCGAAGTGTTCCACCTGTGGCACAAGGAGCGCGAACGCGACCAGTCGGACCATCACGACCGGCTGGTACACGAGAGCCAGGTCAACAAGATCATTCGCGCGCCGGTCGGGCTGGCGCGCTAG